Within the Naumovozyma dairenensis CBS 421 chromosome 9, complete genome genome, the region TAAAGACACCTTCAAAGCGTGGTGCACGGTTTCTCGCTCTTATAAGGAGGCATATTGTGCAGGCAACTGGTCCACTTCGCTGATGGTGATTGGAACTGGTgttgaagaggaagaagacgaagaagacGAAGAGTGCTTTTGTCCTTGATGACAAGCTCTCTTGGCTAATTCGAGACGATATTCCAATTTACGTTTGATGGTGGTGGCTTCTTTAGTGGAAGAAGAGGTGTATTTTAAACCTTCTTGACACGTCTCGACGGCTAATCCATGGTTGCCCTGTTTGATTAAGGACATAGCTTTGTTACTGTATCCAATTGGATTTGTTGGTTCCAACTTGATACATTGATCGTAATATCCATTTGCTTGAGCATAGTCTCCCTTTTGGAAAAACGTATTGCCTTCCTGtttcaaatcattgaaGGACATACTTGCTTGTGTACTTTGTTATTTCTTCGCCGGGTTAGTGTATTCCGTATCGATAAACCGTTTTAACACTTGCCTATTATGACTGGTTTCCTTTATTTTAAAAAGTTGTAAGTTGGTTTAAGTAAGTTCAAGTACGTACGTAAGTTCGTTATATAATCGACATTAATCTAAGACATGTTTAACTTCGCTTCTCGAggaaaagtgaaaaattcaagaaaattgaCACATATAAGTTATTGTTACTGTACGTAGCGATGTATGTATAACTATATGAAAGGATGACAGGTAGTTTAACTTTAATCTAGACAAGCAAATAAGAAAAGTTAACTACTACAGCTATCCAAACCTAATGTCCACAGATTATGAAGACCTAATAGAGGAATTAGACACGATAGAAGCAATCTATCCTGATCTTCTGACAAAAAGAATAGATGAATCCGGTCTAATCCAAATAAAAGTTCCACAACATGAATATTTCTCCTTACAAATTTCATTTCCAACCCATTATCCATCTAAAGAACCGCCGCATCTATTAGAAATATCGATCTCCAAGAAAGATATCCCATCGAACgtaaatattgaattatacGATTTGAAATACTTAGAATTCCTGTTCCAAGAAGTACTGGATTCTGTACATCATCCAGGTTCAGTATGTCTCTTCGATTTTTTAACAGAACTAGACggtattttatatatagaagatgaaccaacaacaacaaacgGAATTCAACAGGACACGTCACAACCAGAACAATCGTCAATTCCAACAGATCCTTTTGAAGGTTGGACAGCATCTGACCCTATCACAGATAGAGGCTCCACATTCATAGCGTTTGCTGCAAAAGTGGATTCTGAAGATGATGCATTCATGAAATtacaacaattgaaaatggatCATAAGTTACAAAGAGCAAATCACGTAATGAGTGCTTGGAGAATCAAATCCatgaatgatgataacaatACCGAGATAATATATCAGGATTCAGACGATGATGGAGAAACTGCCGCAGGCTCGAGAATGTTGCATTTGATTACTATAATGGATGTTTGGAACGTTATTGTTGTAGTAGCGAGATGGTTTGGTGGAGTTCATATCGGACCAAGTAGATTTAAGCACATCAATTCTACCGCCAGAGAAGCTGTCATTCGAGCTGGCTTTGAGactaataacaaaaaatagACCGTCCCCTCCGCACTCGCAAAATCCCGCTcgttttatatatatatatatataagattGTGATCATGTGATACAAGAAGACTTTCTTTTACTCTATTATTCATGTAGTTGATAATCTACGTAGTTTTAGACTGTTCTCGTCTAAACGCATACTATATGTTCCGTAGCAATCGCTAAACTCAgga harbors:
- the YIH1 gene encoding Yih1p (similar to Saccharomyces cerevisiae YIH1 (YCR059C); ancestral locus Anc_6.327), with translation MSTDYEDLIEELDTIEAIYPDLLTKRIDESGLIQIKVPQHEYFSLQISFPTHYPSKEPPHLLEISISKKDIPSNVNIELYDLKYLEFLFQEVLDSVHHPGSVCLFDFLTELDGILYIEDEPTTTNGIQQDTSQPEQSSIPTDPFEGWTASDPITDRGSTFIAFAAKVDSEDDAFMKLQQLKMDHKLQRANHVMSAWRIKSMNDDNNTEIIYQDSDDDGETAAGSRMLHLITIMDVWNVIVVVARWFGGVHIGPSRFKHINSTAREAVIRAGFETNNKK
- the TAH1 gene encoding Tah1p (similar to Saccharomyces cerevisiae TAH1 (YCR060W); ancestral locus Anc_6.328), producing MSFNDLKQEGNTFFQKGDYAQANGYYDQCIKLEPTNPIGYSNKAMSLIKQGNHGLAVETCQEGLKYTSSSTKEATTIKRKLEYRLELAKRACHQGQKHSSSSSSSSSSTPVPITISEVDQLPAQYASL